The Thermodesulfobacteriota bacterium sequence CGGCCGAGTGTTCGCTGTCGACCGGCAGCAGGCGCACCCCGTTTTTCTCCACCTCCTCCATCACCAGCTTGCCGGCGACGACCAGTGTTTCCTTGTTGGCGAGCGCTATGTCCTTCCCGGCCCGTATGGCCGCAAGCGTCGGGAGCAGCCCGGCCGAGCCCACTATGGCCGAGACCACGACGTCCGCGCCGCCGTGGGTGGCGGCCCTCTCCACCCCCTCCCCGCCGAAGCCTACCTCAGTACCCCCGCCTATCTCCGGGGCGTCCTTTTCGTTTAAGACCGAGACGAACTCCGGCCGGAACTCTTCCACCTGTTTTTTTAAAAGCGCTACGTTCGTCCCGGCCGCGAGCGAGACCACCCGGAACCTGTCCGGGTGCCGCCTTACTATCTCCAGAGTGCTGCGCCCGATGGAGCCGGTGGAGCCCAGTATTGAAACGCCTTTGGTCATAGGAGCCATATCACGCAATAGTACATGGCGGGTACGGCGAAGAGCGTGCTGTCGAGCCTGTCGAGCACCCCTCCGTGTCCCGGGATAATGGAGCCGGAATCCTTGACCCCGGCCCCCCTCTTCAGTACCGACTCTACGAGGTCGCCGGCTATCCCGAGCGCCCCGAGAAGGAGGGCGCATGCCACGATAACCGCCGGGGCCATGCCGAGCTCCGCAAACTTAACGAAAATGACGGCCGCCAGGACCCCGCCAAGAAGCCCCCCGGCCGCCCCCTCCACGGTCTTACCCGGACTTACCTTCGGGCAGAGTTTTTTCCTGCCGAGCGCCCTGCCCACGTAGTAGGCAAACGTGTCGTTCGCCCATATGACGATAAAGACGAACAGTATCCACCATGGGCCGAGCGGTGTCTCCCTCAAGACGATCAGGTAGGAAAGAGGGACGGCTATATACACCACGCCGAGGAGCCTCTCCGAGACCCACGGGAGCGCCCCGGCGAGCTCCTCCCCGCGTAAGAACCGTACTGCAAACAGTATAAGGAGCAGCCC is a genomic window containing:
- a CDS encoding phosphatidate cytidylyltransferase, producing MKRVLAGLVLIPVVVCIVLYTSAFWLSLATLLVTVLARWEYNGAILKHTGEGGEGGVGSGWLAGVLPGAFMPPLFYLSGTELLPPYLLGLLLILFAVRFLRGEELAGALPWVSERLLGVVYIAVPLSYLIVLRETPLGPWWILFVFIVIWANDTFAYYVGRALGRKKLCPKVSPGKTVEGAAGGLLGGVLAAVIFVKFAELGMAPAVIVACALLLGALGIAGDLVESVLKRGAGVKDSGSIIPGHGGVLDRLDSTLFAVPAMYYCVIWLL